TATTCGTACCAATTTAGTTATGACATGACCTACGGGTAACGTAAGTGGCACGTTCTTGGCACGTAGTTTCACTACCAATAATATTTTGATTAACATCCCTGATAGCCAGGGACCGTACTTTAGTCTAAGGCATTATTATCatgcataataataaaaaacaaataatattattcaATGAGGTTTTCCTTTTTATCCTTTGTGGTCAGATTAGATTACGCAATTTTAAAATATCGTTTACAATAACAACCCAGAGCGCTGGAAAGAAAGAACCTGTGCGTGCCTTCGCCATGCTACTTGGACTCCGCCATTGGGCCAGTGGGTGGTTTGTGGTTCTTCTTCTCTCACATTTTTCACCACCTTACACTTCGAAAACAGGGGAAAACAGGGCCTTGATATAATATTGGCAGAAAAAAAAGGAATTGGACAACGCCAGGAGAAAATAATGGTGATgctggaaaaaaatattataataaaattatttataaattatcaCATGCTGATTTTGAGTTTTATGACCTCCTCATTTTATGCCACAAAATGTTACGaaagctaaaaaaaatcatagttACAAATTGTGAGCAATCATGGTCCATTAgataaaatgtctttcttttcatAATTACAAATTGTATAAAAAGTGTATGTTTACTACAGTAATGATGAACCACAGAACTGCATTCAACTCCTTTAGGATAAACACTTTGCTGTAAATCTATTGCATTTTACCCACAATGTGCGTCAAAGACTTTTAAGTGATGGAGAAatttcatatacattttatttgttgggTTTAAAGCCCATGTTGGGTTTTCGActtctgtttaaaaatatttttattacacttaCACATTATTTTGTGTGACCCTTTATACACTCAATGGCATAAACCATATTTGTCAATTTACAACACGTCTCCTTTTTCAGTAAATCATCAGTCTAGATTTGGTGGCAAATTATGTCTCTGTAATGATTTGCAGTACTGTTGTTaaattggggggggggggttgttgTTCATCATCAACACCTTCATCAAACACATAAGGTCGATCACATGGCTCCAAGCAAATGTTTTGCAGAATGCAACATGCTGAGACTTTTAAACTTATGTTTCGAATGTTTTACGACAGCAGGTATCAGAGCCTCCAGAACTTTGATTTCATTATGCCAcaataacactacacaaacataatttagcttTCTGTTGAAGCATTTGTGTCAGATGTTCAAGCGCCCCTTATCCCAATATGGTCTCATTAGTTGGGGCAACAAAGGGTAGGCAAATTCTCCAATGATGTTCATTCCCTCAGGGACCAGGGACAGTGAATCCTCTTCAAGAAGATGAGCAACCTCAATGAGACGAAATGCCCTAGCATCATGCCAACTACCAGGGTGACCCACACTGATATGGCAGAACCGCCGCTGGCTATCACAAAATCCTGTCAGAATTACTAAATACAACTTTTCTGTTGAAGTATGCCAATGGATTATCGCAGTGAGGTCTCCTAATTGGGATGTGACATTTCCAGCCCTTGCCCTGGGGCCAGGAATTGTAATATGCAATGCGGGTATTGACAACCTTACAAAATCATGTAGATGCTTGGCAAGACTTGATTTACTTATAACAAATCTATCTGCCACCCCCGATATGACTCTTGGTTGGACAGTGTCGACAGGCATTTGTAAGCGGCAATTTGTCCGTTGCACATTCATGTAAACTGGACCAAGTGTTGTAATGAGATCTTGTATAGTAAGATGTAAAATAGATTATCATGATAAAATAAACCATTGTAATATTTATGTGGCTTTCTTATTACACACCCCTACATGTCCATTGGAAAGCCTAAAAGTGACTTTTAAAttctttgtttgattttagACAGAGACAACAAAATTGAGTATACTGGGAACATCTTTaaatagttgacaaatataccgtaCATGTGTCCTAGGTGTGACAGCACAAAttagaaaacaaataattaataatatattatttataagcaAGACATTTTACAGAATACAAAGTAACATAAAATGTAGTCAACTTTCATAGGACAGATTTTCCCCTAATCACAAGACTAAGAATGTGTAACACTTATCTCAATGTTACACTTCATATTATGGGTAAACACAACTCTGGTTTATGTAGTTTATTACAGGAAAGAGAAATGGAAGAGCGTGTTTTGAGAAATATGATCAGGTGAGAATTTGTCTATTAGGAGATATGCAAGCTTTAGGTATCACAGAATTTACATTGATAAATATTTCAAAGAGGCATCTTCGTATCTTCGTCCAGCACAGTAGGTGGCGTAATGACCCTTTACAGTTAGTTTGCAAGCCGCCTATACGACCACAGAAGAAGAAATCATTTTACCGCAATAAAATTCTCCAACCGACGAGGGTTCACGCCTGACCGAGCGATGCTTCTACAAAATCCCGTCCGAAAAAGAAAACCCAGAAAGGGGGGATTTGTGGATTTTGTGTCATAAACGTGCCGCGGTTCACATGAAGGGGAAACAATGGCAGCGCCCATAGCACTCTCGTATTTGCAGTAAATACGTCACCAAAGGTATTCTGACGTAAACACCGGTGTTTTAATCAAAGTATTTTTAGCTAAGAATCATATCTTGACGTAATTTTCTTACTTGGATTGTTGTTGTTGACGACGAGGCAACCAACTCCTGTATTTGGTTACACTCACTGTTAGCTAAAGCTAGCTTAAGTTTTGTAAGGCTGTGACAGACTTACAGTAAATGAACTGAAATGCAATGATTTGCTTATCCTTGGATACATGTGAttggatacatgtgtgatactaataaaagaaaaatatagtttgaaatatcactataGTCAAATTATGTATAATCTTTTCtaaggggtaccaacaaatgtgTCCAGGCCATTTTAGAATATCGTTTTGGGATAagcaataattcatctctttccaAAGCTCctttgctttattctatgacataccaAAATATATACTTGatacaatagcttttaatttcatcaccaTTTAGGAGAAATtaagcattatttcaatgagctgtaaggGTATCAACAAATGTTTAGCAGGTCTGTataaaatattgcatttctatcaacaGATCATCCCATAAATtacacacttgacctttaaagtCCGagttaaaatatgtattttgagtTTGTCACACAAACAGGCTTTGTAGGCAGCGTCACCACTAGATGTTGcttaaaattacacattggtCCTGTAGAGATATTTACTTGAGGACTTAATGCAGTTGTGCTTTTATATATATGCGACCtgttgttgccatggtgaacTATTATAGCATAGCTATAATAAGATTTATTAGATTTATTTAAGacaataagattttttttttcttttggcagGTCTGTTCCACCATTAAACACAGAGGTATTCAATAAATACAGGAATAATTCTGCTAGTCCTACAAGCGAAGGGACCACTTCTTTCAAAAGTAATATTGAAGCAAATCCATTGTGACACAGTTTTGTACAAAATTTTAAGATTAAAGCCATGAGGGATCCAGACACATGCATAATGAAGGATGAAGATACTGAGGAACGAAAAGGTTGGTGTCCATTCCTGATTCTTCAATAATGATTGGTGTGAAAGCTCATGAGTTTTAGTCATTTAAATCGAGATCATAAGAGTTTTTATCTGCCTTATAAAAGTATAGCAAGCATCTAAGACTTTATGATTTTATGGTCATGGGAATTCAAAAACACCAGGTTGTAATCgataatataaaatcatttcatttcagatGAGTTAACGGATGAAGGTGATGAACAGAATGAAGTTGAGGAGAAACATGAGTGTAAAAAAACTCAGAATTTTGTTATGCTAGAAATGTCTTCTAGTAGTTTGCAAAAGAACAATCATTTCTCACCAAAAGGAAAGCAAAGGACAGAAGCAGGCAACTCTTTCACCTGccctcagtgtgaaaagagtttcaaacAAAAACGTTGTCTACAGGAccacatgagagttcacactggagagcgacCCCACACATGTTCCCaatgtgaaaagagtttcagaaaaaaaagtcaTCTTAAGGTGCACATGATCATTCACACTGGAGAGTGCCCATATGCATGTTCTCAGTGTGGCAAGAGCTTCAATCGTAAAACAACTCTTGATGTGcatatgagaattcacactgaagaGCGCCGGTtcacatgtcctcagtgtgaaaagagtttcaagCACAAATCAGCGCTTGTGGAGCACAtaagaattcacactggagagcgtccatacACATGTTCTCattgtggaaagagtttcaaacaCAAATTGACACTTGTGgagcacatgagaattcacactgaagaGCGCCCACACACGTGTTCTCATTGTGGTAAGAGTTTCAAACAAAAATCAGCGCTTGGggtgcacatgagaattcacttGGAGGAGCGCCCATACGCATGTTCTCAttgtgaaaagagtttcaaacGCAAAACAATTCTCGATgtacacatgagaattcacactggagagcgcccatacacATGTCctgagtgtggaaagagtttcaagcACAAATTCCATCTTGAGgagcacatgagaattcactgTGAAGAACGACCATACACATGttatcagtgtggaaagagtttcaaacaaAATTCAACGCTTAGGCTGCACAGGGGAATTCACTTGGAAGAGCGCCCATATGCATgttctcagtgtggaaagagtttcaatcgcaaaataattcttaaaatgcatatgagaattcacactggagagcgcccatacGCATGTCCTGAGTGTGGAAAGGTTTTCAAGCACAAATTCCATCTTGAGgagcacatgagaattcactcTAAAGAACGACCATACACATgttctcagtgtggaaagagtttcaaacaaAATTCAACGCTTGGGCTGCACATGAGAAGTCACTCTGAGGAGCGTCCATACGCATGCCCACAGTGTAGAAAGACTTTCAAGTACAAATCAGGACTTTGGAAGCACAtaagaattcacactggagagcgcccatacGAATGTCCTGAGTGTGGAAAGAATTTCAAGCACAAATTGAATCTAGAGgagcacatgagaattcactcTAAAGAACGGCAACATACATgttctcagtgtggaaagagattcaaaaaaaattctatgCTTGCGCTGCACATGAGTAGTCACTCTGAGGAGCGTCCATATGCATGCCCACAGTGTAGAAAGACTTTCAAGTACAAATCAGGACTTTGGAAACAtgtgagaattcacactggagagaggccacacacatgtcctcagtgtggaaagtgtTTCAAGCGCAAAGCAAATCTTGAGGAGCACATACAAATTCATAATGGAATTGGTCCAATTGTAGTCATTGATGACTCATACAAAGCCTGTTCACTGGCATCTCTTCTCTGAAAGTGAAGCAGATACAGGCAAAAGATAACCCCAACAGCTTTTGATGATTATATAGTTATATTCAGAAATCAATAATTACAGTGCTAGTTAAAATTTCTGATGTAAATTTGCCGTTTTTATATATCAAGAATTCACATTATTActtgtagaaaaaaaattctgtatcaggaatgattatttttactataaaaaatatCTAATGAATAATCCTgagaattaataaatattatttcatgCAGCTTGCATATAGTGTTGTTTTTTGGCGGcctgttttaatttttgttttagtctAGTCTGTGTGTCAAGCTGTCATTTGagttttattagttttagtcACATTCACACTCTTTTTAGTCTAGTCAAATTTCAGTCGACTAAAGGTCTGagcatttttgtcttattttagtcagaattatcaatgcatattttagtctagttttagtaaatgaaaaatgtttttttgtctctttttttagTAATGCAATTCTATTTAACCTAGTCAGTATAGTATAAGTACCTAGTAGTATAGAAGAAACCAAAATTTTCTTTTAGCAAAACCCATTTCAAACAAGGTTATCTTATGATATTATTGTTACCTTATAGATTCAGAATAAATCCATTCCAGACACGGAAGACGCTCTGATTTGAATTTACGGCCATCGGTAGGGGAGGGAATCTCTAGGCTTGACACGCTACGATTCGATTATGATTTCGAGGGCTAAGAGGCGATGAAAAAACGATTCTCTTTTTCcaatacaaattttatttttcaattcaagtttatttatatagcgcttttcacaatgtgaattgttccaaagcagctttacaggagcaaacaggaaaaacagaaaggtaaaacacagcacagtgcatggtgtttataaaatcaagcaagatcattctaataaataatatctaattaataaaaaaagtcttaCTGTGTGACAATTAAATTGTAGTATTAGTGACTTCCAATatcctttattaataaaacaaatagaagTGATTTCGCAAGTCAGCTGGTAGGTTATAGTTGCCAGCATTGCAAAGAACTAACAGGAAACACTGCTCTCAGTGACCTGTAGTAGCATTCATAATTCAGTAATGAATGCagactttttttgcacatagcactggagctagagaggtttaaagtttgtaagcacaggccaaacagtaggagcacaagtataaattacatcattaaaaaaaaaatgatgcaagTGCAGTTTATCAcgatttcctgtagctcagtggtaaaagcattgattatgggttcaatcccatgggattgcaTCTACCTATGTATAAACCGTAGAAAAACGTTGTGCACCGGTTTGAGATTGAATGTGCCCCTGGTAAGGCTTAGAAGTGGCAACAAAATACAGCTCTTAGTGGGCTTcaagcagaccaatcacagcccGTGCAGTACACATCGCATTGTAGGCTTCGGCAAAGGTCAGACGCAGAAGTAAAAATCACACTTTACATGGAAGGTACCTGCGCtgtttgtagatagaaatagttaattctaagaaaataaaaacataatgctaaacacatagttatgtatattatgtagcatttctttcaatagatcctccaaaaaattacactttaAGCGCATGCAACTTGGctgttaaaaatatgaaaaaaaacatcaattaaGCAATTCACcgtattaaaaaacaacaccGATAAAAAAAGAACTGCATATGTTTCACAATAGAACTGGTAGTAGGAGTATACTgaaaaaaagcaacatggctGGAGAAAGTGTCTTCAAAGTTACActtcataaataatattaatgtgtTCAAATCTTTAGGAAATGACCTTGTAATTTTGCATCACATCTACATTTGGCTTGAAGAGGTCCTTGAAGATATGTATAATTGATAAACATACGACCATGATTTAGTCTCAACTATAACAGtcaaaataacctgaaaacatcCCGTTGTGTTTAACTACAATATCAAACATTATTTAAGTTCATTCTACCTAATTTCAtagaaattataaattaaatattggaGTCGCGCTCGCTAAGATTTGGTAAGAACTTAATTTAATAGTACTCAAATTTAAAAGTTCTGCTTACTCAAATCAAGGACCtctaaaactcaaaatgtttgagTATTGCCAATTTATCCGGGTGCGAGGTTCACTGCATAAACTTATAATCAATGTTGTTGCTGTTTACTTTTGACATATTCGTGAATTTACACCGGTCTGTTACTGCAGGGATATTTTCACGCCACTTAACATGACTCGCCcaaaacgaaacgtgattggttgctttaccatTCAGTGATGTGGCCTCTTGGGCAGGCCTTTGCCGAAGAAAGCGGCGATAAGTTCCAGACCTTCAGTAGgaagttttaaaatgacaagagggtgagtaaatcatgagagaattttcatttttgtgtgaactatacctttaaagtCTGAACTGAGCACCTGTGACAGTGGAATTTGTAGTTGTAAAGTCACAGATGTGGATCTGTGAAATAAAGATTTTGTTATAATCTGCAGTTTTCTTTACTAACTTTATTACATCACCACAGTTTTACCTCTTAAGAGTCTTTATTGGAGGTGCGCAAATCCTGTTGTTTCTGATTTAAGGATCATGCCTCTGGCCTAATCACAGCCATGCTGATATAGTTCCGTAAATTGCATTATTATGTGACTATgaagatttttctttaaatccatgcagcagatgtttttaagaaaagcttgacaaattattttttacaatttaactgTTAATCTGTAAACATTCTTACTGTCAGTTTAATGGGCCAATGTTAGCACCCTTACCTAGAAACACATGCTAGGACTTTCTTACGTGTGTTGATGGAGTTAATGGGGAAGTGAtctgttgtttttgtctttttgataatttatgtttattgtttaatttaaaataaattacattagtatGGTGTACACATGGCACATTTGAGCAGCATCAAACAATAATTAACCATATCATGCTGCTGCAGTTTAAAGATGGCTTTTGTTgatgtaaataacattttactgtctaaaatgtgtttaaatataagTATTTGAAGAAAATGCACATTAAAGACAATGCACACGTAATGTTTTGCCTTAGTTTTGGCTACCTAAAACtaaaagtttagtttagtttctaCGCTATGTCTATAGGCCATACATCTCTTAAAGCAGAGCGTTCATGTTAACATTTCGGTAGCTAGACAGTTCTGCAACCGTGCtttatgtatacagtacatattttatttgtattaatttttttttaccagttgCTATAATTATTATGTTTGCAGGTCaattactcaacagttattgattcaaTTTCATGATTTCAGGTTTatgttgtttctgttgaaaccgtccataaagaaaatgaatatataaaaaagctaACTTACATTCTGGAAGTTAAACAAATGTGTTGCCTATTTAACACACAGCAACACTTATTGTGTGGAAGCCTTATAACACCCTCAACACGCATTCATTTATCTGCTATTTACATACAGCGACAAAGAAAACACTCATACACGGATATGAAGTGATTctgatttaataataaatatatggtGAGAGAACACTTTTAGACAACCACCACTGGCAGGTTTATgtagattttttaattaataacacTGATGAATAGAGATAGTAACAGCATATTTCAAACTATGTCATTAATAGAAGACAGACTCTATTTGTCACTTTACAACTGTTAAACTGAGATTATTATAGCGAGGAAGTTCTTGGACTGATGATTTCAGGTTTGCATGCAGGTGAAAATTGTGAACATATAAAAATTCTAAGAaaacaacaatgacatttaaactgttttactgctttaaatcaacatgaaaacaaaagtgACCCTGTTTACTTCATACATGTCAGGTCTTCAGATTCATATCAGTCACTCTGCAAACGGCTTTTGGCTTTAATACATTAGAGTTTGCACTGCAGAAGATTTTATGTATAATATCTCTGTAATATAGcataaaaaacatctcttttgTCTTTCATTTACGACTCCTTCCACACTGAATGCATGTTCATGGACACTATCCAATGTGAAGTCTAATATGTGACTCAAAAGTTGATTTCTCTATGTatctcttttcacactgaggacataCATATGGGcgctctccggtgtgaattttCACATGCTCGTCAAGCGATGATTTGtgtttgaaactctttccacaatAAGCGCATATGTATGGGCGCTCTTCCGTGTGAATTCTCACGTGCACTTTAAGATTAATTttctgtgtgaaactcttttcacactgaagACATGCGTATGGACGCTCTcctgtgtgaattctcatgtgctcCTCAAGCGTTGACTTCagtttgaaactctttccacaatGCGAACACGTGAATGGGCGCTCTTccgtgtgaattctcatgtgcaccTTAAGGTGatttttctgtgtaaaactcttttcacactgaggacataCATATGGACGCACTcctgtgtgaattctcatgtgctgGTCAAGCGTTGATTTGAgtctgaaactctttccacactgaggacacgtATATGGGCGCTCTTCAGGGTGCATTCTCAGGTGTCTCTCAAGACGACCTTTGTGTTTGAAACACTTTCCACATTGGGGACATGTGTAGGGCTTCCCTGATTCTGTGGTTTGATTtctttttggaaagaaactcATGCTCTTATGCAAACTACTAGAAGACATTTCTATCAATACAAGATTCTGAGGTTTTTGACACTGTTTTTTATCCTCATCTTAATCCATGGCTTCACTGCATATCTCTGTGTTGTAGGTGGA
This region of Triplophysa dalaica isolate WHDGS20190420 chromosome 7, ASM1584641v1, whole genome shotgun sequence genomic DNA includes:
- the LOC130426573 gene encoding gastrula zinc finger protein XlCGF57.1-like yields the protein MRDPDTCIMKDEDTEERKDELTDEGDEQNEVEEKHECKKTQNFVMLEMSSSSLQKNNHFSPKGKQRTEAGNSFTCPQCEKSFKQKRCLQDHMRVHTGERPHTCSQCEKSFRKKSHLKVHMIIHTGECPYACSQCGKSFNRKTTLDVHMRIHTEERRFTCPQCEKSFKHKSALVEHIRIHTGERPYTCSHCGKSFKHKLTLVEHMRIHTEERPHTCSHCGKSFKQKSALGVHMRIHLEERPYACSHCEKSFKRKTILDVHMRIHTGERPYTCPECGKSFKHKFHLEEHMRIHCEERPYTCYQCGKSFKQNSTLRLHRGIHLEERPYACSQCGKSFNRKIILKMHMRIHTGERPYACPECGKVFKHKFHLEEHMRIHSKERPYTCSQCGKSFKQNSTLGLHMRSHSEERPYACPQCRKTFKYKSGLWKHIRIHTGERPYECPECGKNFKHKLNLEEHMRIHSKERQHTCSQCGKRFKKNSMLALHMSSHSEERPYACPQCRKTFKYKSGLWKHVRIHTGERPHTCPQCGKCFKRKANLEEHIQIHNGIGPIVVIDDSYKACSLASLL
- the LOC130426584 gene encoding oocyte zinc finger protein XlCOF15-like, with translation MSSSSLHKSMSFFPKRNQTTESGKPYTCPQCGKCFKHKGRLERHLRMHPEERPYTCPQCGKSFRLKSTLDQHMRIHTGVRPYVCPQCEKSFTQKNHLKVHMRIHTEERPFTCSHCGKSFKLKSTLEEHMRIHTGERPYACLQCEKSFTQKINLKVHVRIHTEERPYICAYCGKSFKHKSSLDEHVKIHTGERPYVCPQCEKRYIEKSTFESHIRLHIG